In one window of Azotobacter salinestris DNA:
- the rsxA gene encoding electron transport complex subunit RsxA: MTELVLILVGAILVNNFVLVQFLGLCPFMGVSKRIETAIGLALATTFVLTLASMCSYLLQQYVLKPLDLEYLRTIGFILVIAVVVQFTEMLVNKTSPLLYRVLGIFLPLITTNCIVLGVALLNANRTGFGFLQASINGFGAGLGFSLVLVLFAALRERIAIADVPGPFKGAAIGMVTAGLMSLAFMGFSGLIKP; the protein is encoded by the coding sequence ATGACCGAACTCGTCCTGATCCTGGTTGGCGCCATCCTGGTCAACAACTTTGTGCTGGTGCAGTTCCTCGGCCTCTGCCCGTTCATGGGCGTGTCGAAGCGGATCGAAACCGCCATCGGCCTCGCCCTGGCCACCACCTTCGTGCTGACCCTGGCGTCTATGTGCAGCTACCTGCTGCAGCAGTACGTGCTCAAGCCGCTGGATCTCGAATATCTGCGCACCATCGGCTTCATCCTGGTGATCGCCGTGGTGGTGCAGTTCACCGAGATGCTGGTGAACAAGACCAGCCCGCTGCTCTACCGCGTGCTGGGCATCTTCCTGCCGCTGATCACCACCAACTGCATCGTCCTCGGCGTGGCCCTGCTCAACGCCAACAGGACCGGCTTCGGTTTTCTCCAAGCCAGCATCAACGGTTTCGGTGCCGGACTCGGCTTCTCTCTGGTGCTGGTGCTGTTCGCCGCCCTGCGCGAGCGCATCGCCATCGCCGACGTGCCCGGCCCGTTCAAGGGCGCGGCCATCGGCATGGTCACTGCCGGGCTGATGTCACTGGCCTTCATGGGCTTTTCCGGATTGATCAAGCCATGA
- the metG gene encoding methionine--tRNA ligase yields MSEARQILVTSALPYANGSIHLGHMLEYIQTDIWVRFQKQRGNQCVYVCADDAHGSAIMLRAEKEGITPEQLIAYVQAEHSADFADFLVDFDNFHSTHAEENRELASLIYTRLHDAGHIATRSVTQYFDPDKGMFLADRFIKGTCPKCGAEDQYGDNCEKCGATYEPTELKDPRSAISGATPVLKDSKHFFFKLPDFEAMLKEWTRSGTLQDAVANKIAEWLDGGLQEWDISRDAPYFGFEIPDEPGKYFYVWLDAPIGYMASFKNLCARRPELDFDAFWRKDSSAELYHFIGKDIVNFHTLFWPAMLEGAGFRKPTAVNVHGYLTVNGQKMSKSRGTFIKARTYLDHLNPEYLRYYYASKLSRGVDDLDLNLEDFVQKVNSDLVGKVVNIASRCAGFIHKGNGGVIVDANPEPELWEAFQAAAPAIAEAYEQRDFGRAMREIMALADRANAWIADKAPWALNKQEGKQAEVQEICAFGINLFRQLVIFLKPVLPNLAAAAEGFLNVAPLSWQDHVLRLANHPLNPFTPLMTRIEPAKIDAMIEASKEDLAAQSTEAAAPTGNGELVKEPLAAEINFDAFAAVDLRIALIEKCEFVEGADKLLRLTLDIGDAKRNVFSGIKSAYPDPSKLEGRLTLYVANLAPRKMKFGMSEGMVLAAGPGGSEIFLLSPDAGAKPGQRVH; encoded by the coding sequence ATGTCCGAAGCTCGCCAGATCCTCGTCACCAGCGCCCTGCCCTATGCCAACGGCTCGATCCACCTGGGCCACATGCTCGAGTACATCCAGACCGACATCTGGGTGCGCTTCCAGAAGCAGCGCGGCAACCAGTGCGTGTACGTCTGCGCCGACGACGCCCACGGCTCGGCGATCATGCTGCGCGCCGAGAAGGAAGGCATCACCCCGGAACAGCTGATCGCCTACGTGCAGGCCGAGCACAGCGCCGACTTCGCCGATTTCCTCGTCGATTTCGACAACTTCCATTCGACCCATGCGGAAGAAAACCGCGAGCTGGCCAGCCTGATCTACACCCGCCTGCACGACGCCGGGCACATCGCCACCCGCTCGGTGACCCAGTACTTCGACCCGGACAAGGGCATGTTCCTCGCCGACCGCTTCATCAAGGGCACCTGTCCGAAGTGCGGTGCCGAGGACCAGTACGGCGACAACTGCGAGAAGTGCGGCGCCACCTACGAGCCGACCGAATTGAAGGACCCGCGCTCGGCAATCTCCGGCGCCACCCCGGTGCTCAAGGACTCCAAGCACTTCTTCTTCAAGCTCCCCGACTTCGAGGCGATGCTCAAGGAGTGGACCCGCAGCGGCACCCTGCAGGACGCGGTGGCCAACAAGATCGCCGAATGGCTGGACGGCGGCCTGCAGGAGTGGGACATCTCCCGCGACGCGCCCTACTTCGGCTTCGAGATCCCCGACGAGCCGGGCAAGTACTTCTACGTCTGGCTGGATGCGCCGATCGGCTACATGGCCAGCTTCAAGAACCTCTGCGCACGCCGCCCGGAGCTGGACTTCGACGCCTTCTGGCGCAAGGACTCCAGCGCCGAGCTGTACCATTTCATCGGCAAGGACATCGTCAACTTCCACACCCTGTTCTGGCCGGCGATGCTGGAGGGCGCGGGTTTCCGCAAGCCGACCGCGGTCAACGTGCACGGCTACCTGACCGTCAACGGCCAGAAGATGTCCAAGTCGCGCGGCACCTTCATCAAGGCACGCACCTACCTGGATCACCTGAACCCCGAGTACCTGCGCTACTACTACGCCAGCAAGCTGTCGCGCGGCGTGGACGATCTGGACCTCAACCTCGAGGACTTCGTGCAGAAGGTCAACTCCGATCTGGTCGGCAAGGTGGTCAATATCGCCAGCCGCTGCGCCGGCTTCATCCACAAGGGCAACGGCGGCGTGATAGTCGATGCCAACCCCGAGCCGGAGCTGTGGGAGGCCTTCCAGGCCGCCGCCCCGGCCATTGCCGAGGCCTACGAGCAGCGCGACTTCGGCCGCGCCATGCGCGAGATCATGGCCCTGGCCGACCGCGCCAACGCCTGGATTGCCGACAAGGCACCCTGGGCGCTGAACAAGCAGGAAGGCAAGCAGGCCGAAGTGCAGGAGATCTGCGCCTTCGGCATCAACCTGTTCCGCCAGTTGGTGATCTTCCTGAAGCCCGTGCTGCCCAACCTGGCCGCCGCCGCCGAGGGCTTCCTCAACGTCGCCCCGCTCTCCTGGCAGGACCATGTGCTGCGTCTGGCCAACCACCCGCTCAACCCCTTCACGCCCCTGATGACCCGTATCGAACCCGCGAAGATTGATGCCATGATCGAAGCCTCCAAGGAAGACCTCGCCGCCCAGAGCACCGAAGCTGCCGCCCCGACCGGCAACGGCGAGCTGGTCAAGGAGCCGCTGGCCGCGGAAATCAACTTCGACGCCTTCGCCGCCGTCGACCTGCGCATCGCCCTGATCGAGAAGTGCGAGTTCGTCGAGGGCGCCGACAAGCTGCTGCGCCTGACCCTGGACATCGGCGATGCCAAGCGCAACGTGTTCTCCGGCATCAAGAGCGCCTACCCGGATCCGAGCAAGCTGGAAGGCCGCCTCACCCTGTACGTGGCCAACCTGGCGCCGCGCAAGATGAAGTTCGGCATGTCCGAAGGCATGGTGCTGGCCGCCGGCCCCGGCGGCAGCGAGATCTTCCTGCTCAGTCCGGACGCCGGCGCCAAGCCCGGTCAGCGCGTGCACTGA
- the apbC gene encoding iron-sulfur cluster carrier protein ApbC — protein sequence MSVTREAVETALRQYLDPHLKQDPVSAGCVRDIAIQDGQVSVRLELGYAAGLFKDGWAQLLEAGLRNLDGVREARVQVDCVIAPHKALEQVQGLHGVKNVIAVASGKGGVGKSTTAANLALALAREGARVGMLDADIYGPSQGIMFGIPEGTRPQVRDQKAFVPLQAHGVQLMSMAFLTDDNTPMVWRGPMVSGALLQLATQTDWDNLDYLVVDMPPGTGDIQLTLAQKVPVAGAVIVTTPQDLALLDARKGVEMFRKVNIPVLGVVENMAVHICSNCGHAEHLFGEGGGERLAARYNVELLASLPLSMEIRSQADAGRPTVIADPDSPVSLIYQQMARTVGARIAQSGQIVAQSMPKIVISED from the coding sequence ATGTCCGTCACTCGCGAAGCGGTGGAAACCGCGCTGCGTCAGTACCTCGACCCCCATCTCAAGCAGGACCCGGTCAGCGCCGGCTGCGTCCGCGACATCGCCATCCAGGATGGCCAGGTCAGCGTGCGCTTGGAGCTCGGCTATGCTGCCGGGCTGTTCAAGGACGGCTGGGCACAGCTGCTCGAGGCCGGCCTGAGGAATCTCGACGGCGTGCGCGAGGCTCGGGTGCAGGTGGATTGCGTGATCGCCCCGCACAAGGCGCTGGAGCAGGTGCAGGGCCTGCATGGAGTGAAGAACGTCATCGCCGTGGCCTCCGGCAAGGGCGGGGTGGGCAAGTCCACCACTGCCGCCAACCTGGCCCTGGCCCTGGCCCGCGAGGGCGCGCGGGTCGGCATGCTGGATGCGGACATCTACGGTCCCAGCCAGGGCATCATGTTCGGCATTCCCGAGGGCACCCGCCCGCAGGTCCGCGACCAGAAGGCCTTCGTCCCGCTGCAGGCCCACGGCGTGCAGCTGATGTCCATGGCCTTCCTCACCGACGACAACACGCCCATGGTCTGGCGCGGCCCCATGGTTTCCGGTGCGCTCCTGCAACTGGCCACCCAGACCGACTGGGATAACCTCGACTACCTGGTGGTGGACATGCCGCCCGGAACCGGCGACATCCAGCTGACCCTGGCGCAGAAGGTGCCGGTGGCCGGCGCGGTGATCGTCACCACGCCGCAGGACCTGGCTCTGCTGGACGCCAGGAAGGGCGTGGAGATGTTCCGCAAGGTGAACATCCCGGTGCTCGGTGTGGTGGAGAACATGGCCGTGCATATCTGCTCCAACTGCGGGCATGCCGAACACCTGTTCGGCGAGGGTGGCGGCGAGAGGCTGGCAGCCCGGTACAACGTCGAGCTGCTCGCGTCCCTGCCGCTGTCCATGGAGATCCGCAGCCAGGCCGATGCCGGCCGGCCGACGGTGATCGCCGACCCGGACAGCCCGGTCAGCCTGATCTACCAGCAGATGGCCCGCACCGTCGGCGCGCGCATCGCCCAGAGCGGGCAGATCGTCGCCCAGTCGATGCCGAAGATCGTGATCAGCGAGGATTGA
- a CDS encoding sterol desaturase family protein has product MRLLLDTLIVLATVAVMEAVAWASHKYVMHGWGWGWHRSHHEPRHGPFEKNDLYALVFAGLAILLIALGTAGLWPLQWIGAGMTLYGLLYFLAHDGLVHRRWGLRYVPRKGYLKRLYQAHRLHHAVPGRDGCVSFGFLYAPRLDILRAQLRRLHGGSLQGAATGSTGPRAAD; this is encoded by the coding sequence ATGCGCCTGCTGCTCGACACCCTCATCGTGCTCGCCACCGTCGCCGTGATGGAGGCGGTGGCCTGGGCCTCGCACAAGTACGTGATGCACGGCTGGGGCTGGGGCTGGCACCGCTCGCACCACGAGCCACGCCACGGCCCGTTCGAGAAGAACGATCTCTATGCGCTGGTATTCGCCGGCCTTGCCATCCTGCTGATCGCCCTGGGCACCGCCGGCCTCTGGCCGCTGCAGTGGATCGGCGCCGGCATGACCCTCTACGGTCTTCTCTACTTCCTCGCCCACGACGGCCTGGTGCACCGACGCTGGGGGCTGCGCTACGTGCCGCGCAAGGGCTATCTCAAGCGGCTTTACCAGGCGCACCGGCTGCACCATGCGGTGCCGGGGCGTGACGGCTGCGTCTCCTTCGGCTTCCTGTATGCGCCCAGGCTGGACATCCTCAGGGCGCAGCTGCGACGCCTGCATGGCGGGTCGCTGCAGGGCGCCGCGACCGGGTCCACAGGCCCGCGGGCCGCGGACTAG
- a CDS encoding phytoene/squalene synthase family protein: MSDALLEHASRSIAAGSKSFAAAARLFDASTRRSTVLLYAWCRHCDDVIDGQSHGFGNGLPGADPACLAQLEEATRRVCAGEPPASPAFAALQEVVRRHGIPERYPLDHLAGFRMDVEGRRYHSFADTLDYCYHVAGVVGVMMALVMGVRDEDILDRACDLGLALQLTNIARDILDDHASGRLYLPAQWLDEAGIPPEALSAPRHRPALARLAGRLVNAAEPYYASALGGLATLPPRSAWAVATAWAVYRQIGIRVKAAGSAAWDSRLATSRTDKLRLAFVGGLQALVSRLGRPSPRPAGLWTRSRRPAATRHAGVAAAP, encoded by the coding sequence ATGAGCGACGCCCTACTCGAACACGCCAGCCGGAGCATCGCCGCAGGCTCGAAGAGCTTCGCCGCCGCCGCCCGGCTGTTCGATGCATCGACCCGGCGCAGCACGGTGCTGCTCTATGCCTGGTGCCGGCATTGTGACGATGTGATCGACGGCCAGTCCCACGGCTTCGGCAACGGACTGCCCGGCGCCGATCCGGCCTGTCTCGCCCAGCTCGAGGAGGCGACCCGCCGCGTCTGCGCCGGCGAGCCCCCCGCCAGCCCCGCCTTCGCCGCGCTGCAGGAGGTGGTCCGCCGGCACGGCATTCCCGAGCGCTACCCGCTCGATCACCTGGCCGGCTTTCGCATGGACGTGGAGGGCCGGCGCTACCACAGCTTCGCCGACACCCTGGACTACTGCTACCACGTCGCCGGGGTGGTCGGCGTGATGATGGCGCTGGTCATGGGCGTGCGCGACGAGGACATCCTGGATCGCGCCTGCGACCTAGGCCTGGCCCTCCAGCTGACCAACATCGCCCGTGACATCCTCGACGACCACGCCAGCGGCCGCCTCTACCTGCCGGCGCAGTGGCTGGACGAAGCCGGCATACCGCCCGAGGCGCTGAGCGCCCCCCGGCACCGCCCGGCGCTGGCACGACTGGCCGGTCGCCTGGTGAATGCAGCCGAGCCCTACTACGCCTCGGCGCTCGGCGGATTGGCGACTCTGCCGCCACGCTCGGCCTGGGCCGTCGCCACGGCCTGGGCGGTCTATCGGCAGATCGGCATCAGGGTGAAGGCGGCCGGCTCCGCTGCCTGGGACTCGCGCCTGGCCACGAGCAGGACGGACAAGCTGCGTCTGGCCTTCGTCGGCGGCTTGCAGGCGCTGGTCTCGCGCCTCGGCAGGCCTAGTCCGCGGCCCGCGGGCCTGTGGACCCGGTCGCGGCGCCCTGCAGCGACCCGCCATGCAGGCGTCGCAGCTGCGCCCTGA
- a CDS encoding phytoene desaturase gives MSTGKHAVVIGAGFGGLALAIRLQAAGIQTTLLEKRDKPGGRAYVYEDQGFVFDAGPTVITDPSALEELFTLSGRRLADYVELLPVSPFYRLCWEDGSRFDYVNDQALLDSQIRARNPADVDGYRRFLDYSRAVFEAGYLKLGSVPFLTFERMVMAAPQLVRLRAWRSVYGMVSSFIADDQLRQAFSFHSLLVGGNPFATSSIYALIHALERRWGVWFPRGGTGALVRAMVQLFEELGGRLELNAPVAHLAAEGKRLNAAICADGRRFAADAVASNADVVHTYRELLGQHERGRREGRRLAGKRFSMSLFVVYFGLKRQHAHLQHHTVCFGPRYRGLIEEIFKGTALPEDFSLYLHAPCVTDPSLAPPGCSGFYVLAPVPHLGRAAIDWTQQGPRYRDRILAYLERHYIPDLRQDLVTCRTFTPLDFRDELNAHLGSAFSLEPTLIQSAWFRPHNRDDEIANLYIVGAGTHPGAGLPGVVGSAKATAGLMIEELTG, from the coding sequence ATGAGCACGGGGAAACACGCCGTGGTGATCGGCGCCGGCTTCGGCGGCCTGGCTCTGGCCATCCGACTGCAGGCCGCCGGGATCCAGACCACGCTCCTGGAGAAGCGCGACAAGCCGGGCGGCCGCGCCTACGTCTACGAGGACCAGGGCTTCGTCTTCGATGCCGGTCCCACGGTGATCACCGATCCCTCGGCGCTGGAGGAGTTATTTACCTTGAGCGGCCGGCGCCTGGCCGACTACGTCGAGCTGCTGCCGGTCAGCCCCTTCTACCGGCTGTGCTGGGAGGACGGCAGCCGCTTCGACTACGTCAACGACCAGGCCCTGCTGGACAGCCAGATCCGGGCGCGCAATCCGGCGGACGTCGACGGCTACCGGCGCTTTCTCGATTACTCCCGGGCGGTATTCGAAGCCGGTTACCTGAAGCTCGGCAGCGTGCCCTTCCTGACCTTCGAGCGCATGGTCATGGCCGCGCCGCAGCTGGTCCGGCTGCGGGCCTGGCGCAGCGTATACGGGATGGTGTCGTCCTTCATCGCGGACGACCAGCTGCGTCAGGCCTTCTCCTTCCATTCGCTGCTGGTCGGCGGCAATCCCTTCGCCACCTCCTCGATCTATGCGCTGATCCACGCCCTCGAGCGGCGCTGGGGCGTGTGGTTCCCCCGCGGGGGCACCGGCGCCCTGGTGCGCGCCATGGTGCAACTGTTCGAGGAACTCGGCGGGCGACTGGAGCTGAACGCGCCGGTGGCGCACCTGGCCGCCGAGGGCAAGCGCCTGAACGCGGCGATCTGCGCCGATGGCCGGCGTTTCGCGGCCGATGCCGTCGCCTCCAACGCCGACGTCGTGCACACCTACCGCGAACTGCTCGGCCAGCACGAGCGCGGCCGCCGGGAGGGCCGGCGGCTCGCGGGCAAGCGCTTCAGCATGTCGCTGTTCGTCGTCTACTTCGGCCTGAAGCGCCAGCACGCACATCTGCAGCATCACACGGTGTGCTTCGGCCCGCGCTATCGCGGCCTTATCGAGGAAATCTTCAAGGGCACGGCCCTGCCCGAGGACTTCTCCCTCTATCTGCACGCGCCCTGCGTCACCGATCCCTCGCTGGCACCCCCGGGCTGCTCCGGCTTCTATGTGCTGGCGCCGGTGCCGCATCTGGGGCGCGCCGCCATCGACTGGACGCAGCAAGGGCCGCGCTACCGCGACCGCATCCTCGCCTACCTGGAACGCCACTACATCCCGGACCTGCGCCAGGATCTGGTGACCTGCCGCACCTTCACCCCGCTGGATTTTCGCGACGAGCTGAATGCCCACCTGGGCTCGGCCTTTTCCCTGGAACCCACCTTGATCCAGAGCGCCTGGTTCCGTCCGCACAACCGCGACGACGAGATCGCCAACCTCTACATCGTCGGCGCCGGCACCCACCCGGGCGCCGGCCTGCCCGGGGTAGTCGGCTCGGCCAAGGCCACTGCAGGATTGATGATCGAGGAGCTGACTGGATGA
- the crtY gene encoding lycopene beta-cyclase CrtY, protein MPRPDYDLILVGGGLANGLIAWRLAELRPALRLLLLERGPVLGGNHTWSFHQDDLTAQQHAWLAPLVSHRWPGYEVRFPERRRILRSGYASITSTHFDAQLCARLVGQVQLGNKVHSLNPQRVELTDGSSLGARAVIDGRGPRSSPHLALGYQKFLGREVRLTAPHGLDMPVLMDAGVAQREGYRFVYLLPFGPDRLLIEDTYYTDGASLAPATLRTQIDDYSAQHGWCILEVLREEQGVLPIILSGDLEGFCREMGAQPCSGLAAGLFHATTGYSLPHAVRLAERIAALPQLDAASLATEIQATLRAEWRRQGFFRLLNRMLFLAGAPEDRWRVMQRFYGLPEALIRRFYAGRLHAGDKLRILAGKPPVPLDQALRAALAGDLHRQGS, encoded by the coding sequence ATGCCGCGGCCTGACTACGACCTCATCCTGGTCGGCGGCGGCCTGGCCAACGGCCTGATCGCCTGGCGTCTGGCCGAGCTGCGCCCGGCGCTGCGCCTGCTGCTGCTGGAACGGGGCCCGGTGCTCGGCGGCAATCACACCTGGTCGTTCCATCAGGATGATCTGACCGCACAACAGCACGCCTGGCTGGCGCCGCTGGTGAGTCACCGCTGGCCCGGTTACGAAGTGCGCTTTCCCGAGCGACGGCGCATCCTGCGCAGCGGCTATGCGTCGATCACCTCCACGCACTTCGATGCCCAGCTGTGCGCACGCCTCGTCGGTCAGGTGCAGCTGGGCAACAAGGTGCACAGCCTGAATCCGCAACGGGTGGAGCTGACGGACGGCAGCAGCCTCGGTGCCCGCGCGGTGATCGACGGCCGCGGCCCGCGTTCCAGTCCGCACCTGGCGCTCGGCTACCAGAAATTCCTCGGCCGCGAGGTACGCCTGACGGCGCCACACGGGCTGGACATGCCGGTGCTGATGGACGCCGGTGTCGCCCAGCGCGAAGGCTACCGGTTCGTCTACCTGCTGCCCTTCGGCCCCGACCGCCTGCTGATCGAGGACACCTACTACACCGACGGCGCGAGCCTGGCACCGGCGACCCTGCGCACGCAGATCGACGACTACTCTGCGCAGCATGGCTGGTGCATCCTGGAGGTACTGCGCGAGGAACAAGGCGTGTTGCCTATCATCCTCAGCGGCGATCTCGAGGGCTTCTGCCGGGAAATGGGCGCCCAGCCGTGCAGCGGTCTGGCCGCTGGCCTGTTTCACGCCACCACCGGCTACTCGCTGCCGCATGCGGTGCGCCTGGCCGAGCGCATCGCCGCCCTGCCGCAGCTCGACGCCGCCAGTCTGGCTACAGAAATCCAGGCGACCCTGCGCGCCGAGTGGCGCCGCCAGGGGTTCTTCCGCCTGCTCAACCGCATGCTGTTCCTCGCCGGCGCGCCGGAAGACCGCTGGCGGGTCATGCAGCGCTTCTACGGCCTGCCGGAGGCTCTGATCCGGCGCTTCTACGCCGGCCGTCTGCATGCCGGCGACAAACTGCGCATCCTCGCCGGCAAGCCGCCGGTGCCCCTCGACCAGGCGCTGCGGGCGGCGCTGGCCGGGGACCTGCATCGACAAGGGAGTTGA
- a CDS encoding glycosyltransferase produces MSHFAVIAPPFAGHFWALEALAECLIMRGHRVTFVQQEDARALLRQPQVEFAALGQASHPPGSLATLIAHAGHPGAPFGLRRVIQDMAHGTDMLCREGPQLLRALGVEALIADQMEAASGLLAEYLGLPWVSVACALPVNREPRLPLPVMPWGYAVSPFGKHLNRSSSRVYDYLMRPHGRIIARHAEAFGLPPRDSLHQCLSPFAQISQTLAGFDFPRQEAPAHFHPVGPLRSPNQGAAPLDLPIDPGRPFVFASLGTLQGGRFGLFRRMAAACRDLDLQLLLAHCGRLDPGQVRALHAAGATWVTDFAPQCAALAQADVAITHAGLNTVLDALVAGTPMLALPIAFDQPAIAARVVYAGAGLRASPLLARRSRLRRLLRRLLDEPAFAEHATRIGAEARQAGGVERAADIVEAVLKSGRPVLHAAA; encoded by the coding sequence ATGAGCCACTTCGCCGTCATCGCACCACCTTTCGCCGGCCATTTCTGGGCACTGGAAGCATTGGCCGAATGCCTGATCATGCGCGGGCACCGGGTCACCTTCGTCCAGCAGGAGGATGCCCGCGCCCTGCTGCGCCAGCCGCAGGTCGAGTTCGCCGCCCTCGGCCAGGCCTCGCATCCGCCCGGCTCGCTCGCCACGCTCATCGCCCATGCCGGGCATCCCGGCGCCCCGTTCGGCCTGCGCAGGGTGATCCAGGACATGGCGCACGGCACCGACATGCTCTGCCGCGAAGGACCACAGCTGCTGCGCGCGCTCGGCGTCGAGGCGCTGATCGCCGACCAGATGGAGGCCGCTAGCGGGCTGCTCGCCGAATACCTGGGCCTGCCCTGGGTTTCGGTGGCCTGCGCCCTGCCGGTCAACCGCGAGCCGCGCCTGCCGCTGCCGGTGATGCCCTGGGGCTATGCCGTCTCACCCTTCGGCAAGCATCTCAACCGCAGCAGCAGCCGGGTCTACGACTACCTGATGCGGCCCCATGGGAGGATCATCGCCAGGCATGCCGAGGCCTTCGGCCTGCCGCCGCGCGACAGCCTGCACCAGTGCCTGTCGCCCTTCGCCCAGATCAGCCAGACCCTCGCCGGCTTCGACTTTCCGCGCCAGGAGGCCCCGGCGCACTTCCACCCGGTCGGCCCGCTGCGCTCACCGAACCAGGGTGCGGCGCCGCTGGACCTGCCAATCGACCCTGGGCGGCCGTTCGTCTTCGCTTCGCTCGGCACCCTGCAGGGCGGCCGTTTCGGCCTGTTTCGGCGTATGGCCGCAGCCTGTCGCGACCTGGATCTGCAACTCCTGCTGGCGCACTGCGGCCGATTGGACCCCGGCCAGGTGCGTGCACTGCACGCGGCGGGCGCTACCTGGGTGACCGACTTCGCCCCGCAGTGTGCGGCCCTGGCCCAAGCCGACGTGGCGATCACCCATGCCGGACTGAACACCGTGCTCGACGCCCTGGTCGCCGGCACGCCGATGCTTGCCCTGCCGATCGCCTTCGATCAGCCGGCGATCGCCGCCCGGGTGGTGTATGCCGGCGCCGGGCTGCGTGCCTCACCGCTGCTGGCCCGGCGCAGCAGGCTGCGTCGCCTGCTGCGCCGGCTACTGGACGAGCCGGCCTTCGCCGAGCATGCCACCCGGATCGGCGCCGAGGCGCGGCAGGCGGGCGGCGTCGAACGCGCCGCCGACATCGTCGAGGCGGTGCTGAAAAGCGGCCGGCCGGTTCTCCATGCCGCGGCCTGA
- the fni gene encoding type 2 isopentenyl-diphosphate Delta-isomerase: MAGDELAARKNDHLDIVLDPARTNRHGNTGFAAFAFEHCALPELHLQQIDLGTSFLGRPLRAPLLISSMTGGPARAATINRHLAEAAQALGIALGVGSQRIALETGADHGLTRQLRQLAPDVPLLANIGAAQLAAGFGLEEARRAVDMLEADALIVHLNPLQEAVQPEGDRDWRGVLNAIGRLTARLEVPLVVKEVGAGISAPVARRLVEAGVAVIDVAGAGGTNWVTVEAQRARTPARKQVALAFADWGIPTAEALREVRQACPGTPLIASGGIRDGVDVAKAIRLGADLAGQAAAALSGALHSSEAVIEHFNVIIEQLRIACFCTGSADLAALRLARIRQAAPPH, encoded by the coding sequence ATGGCAGGAGACGAACTGGCGGCGCGCAAGAACGACCATCTGGATATCGTCCTCGACCCGGCCCGGACCAATCGGCACGGCAATACCGGCTTCGCCGCCTTTGCCTTCGAGCATTGCGCGCTACCGGAGTTGCACCTGCAGCAGATCGATCTGGGCACGAGTTTCCTCGGCCGCCCCCTACGTGCGCCGCTGCTGATCAGCTCCATGACCGGCGGTCCCGCGCGGGCGGCGACCATCAACCGGCATCTGGCCGAAGCGGCACAGGCGCTCGGCATCGCCCTGGGCGTCGGCTCCCAGCGCATCGCCCTGGAAACCGGCGCCGACCACGGCCTGACCCGGCAGCTGCGCCAGCTGGCCCCGGACGTGCCGCTGCTGGCCAATATCGGCGCGGCGCAGCTGGCTGCCGGCTTCGGCCTGGAGGAAGCACGGCGGGCGGTGGACATGCTCGAGGCAGACGCCCTGATCGTGCACCTGAATCCACTGCAGGAAGCCGTGCAGCCGGAAGGCGACCGCGACTGGCGCGGCGTGCTCAACGCCATCGGCCGGCTCACCGCCCGCCTCGAGGTGCCGCTGGTGGTCAAGGAGGTCGGCGCCGGCATCAGCGCCCCGGTCGCGCGGCGCCTGGTCGAAGCCGGCGTCGCGGTGATCGACGTCGCCGGCGCCGGCGGCACCAACTGGGTCACGGTCGAGGCGCAACGGGCGCGCACCCCGGCCCGGAAGCAGGTCGCGCTGGCCTTCGCCGACTGGGGCATCCCCACCGCCGAGGCGCTGCGCGAGGTGCGCCAGGCGTGCCCGGGGACGCCGCTGATCGCCTCGGGCGGGATACGCGACGGCGTGGATGTGGCCAAGGCGATCCGCCTGGGCGCCGATCTGGCTGGGCAGGCCGCCGCCGCGCTGTCCGGCGCGCTGCACTCCAGCGAGGCGGTGATCGAGCACTTCAACGTGATCATCGAGCAGTTGCGCATCGCCTGCTTCTGCACCGGCTCGGCGGACCTGGCGGCCCTGCGCCTGGCGCGCATACGGCAGGCAGCGCCGCCGCACTAG